From a single Sulfolobus sp. E5-1-F genomic region:
- a CDS encoding class II glutamine amidotransferase codes for MCRMLAYNGNDKEYLKRLTNCLVKASLKDPLTNETHGDGWGIVAITSNNLIHYRSHLPIFKDENLEKILNLLDGEMKVIIHARQASDKKLVSPYYSHPYLESTPKSLLFLAHNGSVDKYRLGNALGMDPTFMVDSELISKYLATYSVKEVDKLQDFTQSALNLFIMEINRADRSSTIYFYNYYRKDKMTRKEEYYKLYFNRRAVYSSSLAYTGCEKGEEVKFGNLGEL; via the coding sequence ATGTGTAGAATGTTAGCATATAATGGAAATGATAAGGAGTACTTAAAGAGACTTACTAATTGTCTAGTTAAGGCATCACTAAAGGACCCACTAACTAACGAAACTCATGGGGATGGCTGGGGAATTGTAGCAATTACTAGTAATAATCTAATACATTATAGAAGTCATCTCCCAATATTTAAGGACGAAAATCTAGAGAAAATCCTAAACTTACTAGATGGTGAAATGAAAGTAATAATTCACGCTAGACAAGCTAGTGATAAAAAACTAGTCTCTCCTTATTATTCACATCCTTACTTAGAAAGTACTCCAAAATCACTACTATTCTTAGCCCATAATGGTAGTGTTGACAAATATAGGTTAGGTAATGCACTGGGAATGGACCCCACGTTTATGGTTGATTCGGAACTTATTTCTAAATATTTGGCAACATATAGCGTTAAAGAAGTTGACAAGTTACAAGACTTTACACAATCCGCACTAAATCTCTTCATCATGGAGATAAATAGGGCTGATAGGTCCTCTACTATCTACTTTTATAACTATTATAGGAAGGATAAGATGACAAGAAAGGAAGAGTATTATAAGTTGTACTTTAATAGGAGGGCTGTCTACTCTTCATCTTTAGCCTATACTGGTTGTGAAAAGGGTGAAGAAGTTAAGTTTGGGAATCTGGGAGAGCTATAA
- a CDS encoding PD-(D/E)XK nuclease family protein, with amino-acid sequence MSLEEEIKKVLLNNPSILVDVLTAKPEIIYQVLAKITPWQSLATKEDLKSLEKDINEIKSVMATKQDVDRLDRAVEEIKSVMATKEDLKAMATKEDLKSMATKQDVDRLDRAVEEIKSVMATKEDLKAMATKEDLKRLENIVTALGARWGIMNEDAFRQGISELLSSSGWKISREVLYDKNGYVYDEPSDVEYDIVIKDGNVILVEITSSIKRGDLPVIKKKKELYEKVKNVKVNLVYVITPFVHDRYPERVKAMAKDMGIEIIYPSS; translated from the coding sequence GTGAGCCTAGAAGAAGAAATTAAAAAAGTATTGCTCAATAATCCATCGATATTAGTGGACGTTCTAACTGCTAAACCAGAGATAATATATCAGGTTTTAGCTAAAATAACTCCATGGCAAAGCTTAGCTACGAAAGAGGACTTAAAGAGTCTAGAAAAGGATATTAATGAAATTAAGAGCGTGATGGCTACGAAGCAAGACGTTGATAGGCTGGATAGGGCTGTGGAGGAAATTAAGAGCGTGATGGCTACAAAGGAGGATCTAAAGGCGATGGCTACGAAAGAGGACTTAAAATCGATGGCTACGAAGCAAGACGTTGATAGGCTGGATAGGGCTGTGGAGGAAATTAAGAGCGTGATGGCTACAAAGGAGGATCTAAAGGCGATGGCTACGAAAGAGGACTTAAAGAGGTTAGAAAATATTGTTACGGCTCTTGGAGCTAGATGGGGAATTATGAATGAGGACGCCTTTAGACAAGGAATTAGCGAGCTTTTAAGTAGTAGTGGCTGGAAGATCTCTAGGGAAGTGCTTTATGATAAGAATGGATATGTTTATGATGAACCTTCTGATGTTGAATATGATATCGTGATTAAGGACGGAAATGTTATATTGGTTGAGATCACTTCCTCTATAAAAAGAGGAGACTTGCCAGTAATAAAGAAGAAGAAAGAGCTGTATGAAAAGGTTAAGAATGTTAAAGTAAATTTAGTTTACGTTATAACACCCTTTGTCCATGATAGATACCCTGAGAGAGTTAAAGCAATGGCTAAAGATATGGGAATAGAAATAATATATCCATCAAGCTGA
- a CDS encoding sulfurtransferase TusA family protein: MSQEIKIAKTLDARGMYCPGPVLETAKAIKQINVGEVLEILATDPAAKPDIEAWARRTGNQILDIQQQGGVTRILIKRMK, translated from the coding sequence ATGTCTCAAGAGATTAAGATTGCGAAAACTTTAGATGCAAGGGGAATGTATTGTCCCGGACCAGTTTTAGAGACAGCTAAGGCAATTAAACAAATAAATGTTGGTGAGGTTTTAGAGATATTGGCTACTGACCCAGCAGCTAAACCAGATATTGAAGCTTGGGCTAGGAGGACTGGAAATCAAATACTAGATATACAACAACAAGGAGGAGTAACAAGAATATTAATTAAAAGAATGAAATAA
- a CDS encoding 1,2-phenylacetyl-CoA epoxidase subunit PaaC, which produces MQKFSSIKELSLDLKNTLIDIIALRADFELAMVEQISPWLVNAPTVDDRLFSAKVVSDELNHGWQLVRLLEEFNVKDKLAKIVDARLGIHMLEVSNLPLFNWEDVIAFVFLVDRAGLYQLRAIKDCSFEPLANLASSMIKEEESHLFYSENVLKAYQNRNRVQAALNFWFPRALEMLYRAKSLNEAHLRDLNISELTNDKLIEEYVSSINEEIRKLGYTEIDYDKNLRYNIVLK; this is translated from the coding sequence ATGCAAAAATTTAGTAGCATAAAGGAACTATCACTAGATCTAAAGAACACCTTAATAGATATAATAGCGTTGAGGGCGGACTTTGAATTAGCTATGGTAGAACAAATTTCACCTTGGTTAGTGAATGCACCAACAGTAGATGATAGGTTATTTTCAGCTAAGGTAGTTTCAGATGAACTTAATCACGGCTGGCAATTAGTGAGATTATTGGAAGAGTTTAACGTTAAGGATAAACTAGCGAAAATCGTAGATGCGAGATTGGGAATTCACATGTTAGAGGTTTCCAATTTACCTTTATTTAACTGGGAAGATGTAATAGCGTTTGTATTTCTGGTAGATAGGGCCGGATTGTATCAGTTGAGAGCAATTAAAGACTGCTCATTTGAACCATTAGCAAATTTAGCCTCTAGCATGATTAAGGAGGAAGAGAGCCATTTATTTTACTCTGAGAACGTATTAAAAGCTTATCAGAATAGGAATAGAGTACAAGCTGCGCTTAACTTCTGGTTCCCTAGAGCTTTAGAGATGCTGTATAGAGCGAAATCCCTAAATGAGGCTCATCTTAGAGATCTTAATATTTCCGAATTAACAAATGATAAACTCATTGAGGAGTATGTAAGCTCAATTAATGAAGAAATAAGGAAGCTTGGATATACTGAAATAGACTACGATAAAAATCTCCGTTATAATATTGTACTAAAGTAA
- a CDS encoding benzoate-CoA ligase family protein — MATRYGRFLNITDALFSKWDNSEANKRIAIYYKDEIWSYRKVIEEINKVGNVLKELGVEKENRILMIAYDTPFFISIFYGAMKIGAIPVPVNTYLKPEEYLFLLEDTGAKVLAIEPDIWTKLAPYLKGRADRLKHVIILPGISEAQKITLENHDHKAELAFYYGLVSTASTHLEPEKTSPNDMAFWLYTSGTTGHPKAAVHLHKDILVVLDTYVKNILQINEKDRLFSASKLFFAYGLGNGSYFAFGNGASTVLMPDRVEPRKVLETIHKYKPTIFFGVPTLYNAILHVKDWENYDLTSLRFCVSAGEPLPPLIYIKWKERYGVEILDGIGSTEALHIYISNVPGNSKPGCTGKPVPGYEVKIVDENGNEVPPKTVGDLYVKGDSVAMFYWNDYESTRKNMVGFWFRTGDKFYRDEEGYYYYVGRSDDMIKTSGLWVSPIEVEAALLTHPAVLEAAVVGIPDEVGLVRVIGFVTLKPGYLPSSELAEEIRNYLREKLDHYKVPKEIRFVNEIPKTATGKIQRYKFRIGEIK, encoded by the coding sequence ATGGCTACAAGATATGGCAGATTTTTAAACATAACTGATGCTTTATTCTCGAAATGGGATAATAGCGAGGCAAATAAGAGGATAGCAATTTATTATAAAGACGAAATTTGGTCATATCGCAAGGTAATAGAGGAAATAAACAAAGTAGGGAATGTTCTAAAGGAATTAGGAGTAGAGAAAGAAAATAGAATATTGATGATAGCGTATGATACCCCTTTCTTCATATCGATTTTCTATGGTGCGATGAAAATTGGTGCAATCCCAGTACCAGTTAATACGTATCTGAAACCAGAAGAGTATCTTTTCCTATTAGAGGATACCGGAGCTAAGGTATTAGCAATCGAACCCGACATTTGGACTAAGTTAGCCCCATATCTTAAAGGTAGAGCTGATAGACTTAAACATGTAATTATTTTACCAGGTATATCCGAAGCACAAAAAATCACTTTGGAAAATCACGATCACAAAGCAGAGTTAGCATTTTATTATGGGCTTGTTTCAACAGCCTCTACTCATCTAGAACCTGAAAAGACTTCACCAAACGATATGGCATTTTGGCTCTATACGTCCGGAACTACAGGGCATCCTAAAGCAGCAGTTCACTTGCATAAAGATATATTAGTCGTTCTCGATACCTATGTGAAGAATATTCTCCAAATCAATGAAAAAGATAGACTATTCAGTGCGTCTAAACTGTTCTTCGCATATGGGCTAGGAAATGGATCCTATTTCGCCTTTGGTAATGGTGCTTCGACCGTTCTAATGCCAGATAGAGTTGAACCCAGAAAGGTATTGGAAACTATACATAAATATAAACCGACTATCTTCTTTGGAGTGCCTACTTTGTATAACGCAATCCTTCATGTAAAGGATTGGGAGAATTACGACTTAACTAGTTTAAGATTTTGTGTTTCTGCTGGAGAACCCTTACCCCCATTAATATATATTAAATGGAAAGAGAGATATGGTGTAGAAATTCTGGACGGCATCGGTTCCACTGAGGCTCTTCACATATACATCTCTAACGTTCCAGGTAATTCTAAGCCCGGCTGTACTGGGAAGCCAGTCCCGGGGTATGAAGTTAAAATAGTGGATGAAAACGGCAATGAGGTTCCACCTAAAACGGTTGGAGATCTTTACGTAAAAGGAGATAGTGTAGCAATGTTCTATTGGAACGATTACGAAAGTACTAGAAAGAACATGGTCGGATTTTGGTTTAGAACTGGAGATAAGTTTTACAGAGATGAAGAGGGGTATTATTACTATGTTGGAAGGTCAGACGATATGATTAAGACTTCTGGGTTATGGGTTTCCCCAATAGAAGTGGAAGCAGCACTTTTAACACATCCAGCTGTTCTAGAAGCTGCAGTCGTAGGTATTCCAGATGAAGTGGGACTAGTAAGAGTGATTGGGTTTGTCACGTTAAAACCAGGATATTTGCCTAGTAGTGAATTAGCCGAGGAAATAAGGAATTATCTTAGGGAAAAATTAGACCATTATAAGGTTCCTAAAGAAATAAGGTTTGTTAATGAAATTCCTAAGACTGCAACTGGTAAGATACAACGATATAAGTTTAGAATAGGGGAGATCAAGTAA
- a CDS encoding enoyl-CoA hydratase/isomerase family protein, whose product MGLNELSPKYFKIEVEDGVGIIKLNRPPANAHNLEMLRELDNIIVESRFDQSVKAIVITSNIPRFFSAGFDINEIKDKSPEYIGLSSQFSKEVMLRMMSTKKLIIASINGHCMGGGLELALACDLRFGANDENIKFGMPEVANLALIPGEGGTQFLARLLGRSKAIYLMVTGKTLSPKEAYELGILDRLVEPEKLFEESFEFAKQVAKGPSLAIGFAKLAVNEGMDLPLYNAFALEREMQNQALASEDAKEGSRAFFEKRKPVFKGK is encoded by the coding sequence ATGGGTTTGAATGAGTTAAGCCCAAAGTACTTCAAAATAGAAGTCGAAGATGGAGTAGGAATTATTAAGCTAAACAGACCTCCAGCAAATGCACATAACCTTGAGATGTTGAGAGAATTAGATAACATAATAGTTGAGTCTAGATTTGACCAGAGCGTTAAAGCCATAGTTATAACTAGCAATATTCCTAGGTTCTTCTCCGCGGGATTTGATATAAATGAAATAAAGGACAAGTCGCCGGAGTATATTGGCTTATCGAGTCAGTTCAGTAAAGAGGTTATGCTCAGGATGATGTCTACGAAAAAATTAATTATCGCAAGTATAAACGGGCATTGTATGGGAGGCGGGTTGGAACTTGCGCTAGCTTGTGATTTAAGATTTGGAGCTAACGATGAAAATATAAAGTTTGGTATGCCGGAAGTAGCTAACTTAGCTCTAATACCAGGAGAGGGTGGAACACAATTTTTAGCAAGGTTGTTGGGTAGGTCTAAGGCAATATACTTAATGGTGACCGGAAAGACGCTCTCTCCTAAGGAGGCATACGAACTCGGAATACTAGATAGATTAGTAGAACCGGAGAAACTATTCGAGGAATCCTTTGAGTTTGCGAAGCAAGTAGCTAAAGGCCCATCATTAGCTATAGGATTTGCAAAACTAGCAGTGAACGAAGGAATGGATTTGCCTTTGTATAATGCGTTTGCTTTAGAGAGGGAAATGCAAAATCAAGCTTTAGCCTCAGAAGATGCTAAGGAGGGATCTAGAGCTTTCTTTGAAAAAAGAAAACCAGTATTTAAGGGTAAATGA
- a CDS encoding nitric oxide response protein, translating to MRLPLLLMIVGILLLLLGGIPAVFEFMDMQGFFLDPTASLFPAHWFIMIYGFFGALIGNEILVALSIEWSGKTADNKLIVIYLLSIIFASISFLFISQQLGFIFTLLGMAILLYYSREYLGTSKLGLQPTTYNWLLFYSIMISTTIVALQLGLGYTIPYVNLIFPASMILAVMDRDVALVTGIKIARHWENVLAFILLIIGMGVYPNGSVLMFIAWILSFHASGLYRFKGRKYPILHLTTAWIYLLLASIFVFNYDIYIHALAVGFLFNTVFGVDVVLMDLFVNAFERRIRIKPSYVPFVLVNLGLMMRFLYDFGLSIPILLLSAPLQGIGILSFFALTLKQVVMTK from the coding sequence ATGAGATTACCACTTTTACTGATGATCGTTGGAATATTATTATTACTACTTGGAGGTATACCGGCGGTATTTGAATTCATGGACATGCAAGGGTTCTTCTTAGACCCTACAGCCTCTCTATTTCCAGCACACTGGTTTATAATGATATACGGATTCTTCGGTGCCTTAATAGGAAACGAGATACTGGTAGCCCTAAGTATCGAATGGAGTGGAAAAACTGCTGATAATAAGTTAATAGTAATCTATTTGTTGTCTATAATTTTTGCCTCAATCTCATTTCTTTTCATTAGCCAACAGTTGGGATTTATTTTTACTTTATTAGGCATGGCAATCCTTCTTTATTATTCACGAGAATATTTGGGAACGTCAAAGTTAGGCTTACAACCTACAACTTACAACTGGTTACTGTTTTACTCAATTATGATATCAACTACAATTGTGGCACTTCAACTGGGATTAGGATATACAATACCTTATGTAAATCTAATATTCCCAGCTAGTATGATTTTGGCTGTAATGGATAGGGATGTAGCGCTTGTCACTGGAATAAAGATAGCTAGACATTGGGAAAACGTTTTAGCCTTCATATTATTAATCATAGGGATGGGGGTTTACCCTAATGGTAGTGTTTTAATGTTTATAGCCTGGATCTTGTCATTTCACGCTTCTGGGTTATACAGATTTAAGGGGAGGAAATATCCAATTCTCCACTTAACAACTGCATGGATATACCTTTTACTTGCATCAATATTTGTTTTCAACTACGACATATATATTCACGCATTGGCAGTGGGTTTCCTCTTCAACACGGTATTTGGAGTAGATGTAGTATTAATGGACTTGTTCGTAAACGCCTTTGAAAGAAGGATACGTATTAAGCCATCTTATGTTCCTTTCGTGCTAGTAAACCTCGGTTTAATGATGAGGTTTTTGTACGATTTTGGGTTGTCAATACCAATCCTTTTATTGTCTGCCCCGTTACAAGGAATTGGAATACTCTCATTTTTCGCACTAACACTTAAACAAGTGGTGATGACTAAATGA
- a CDS encoding glycosyltransferase family 4 protein — translation MINIVLRILWSGGVTRVALEEARNMNAKLIAYRNAGTKYDLSNVNLQVLFENNSSKFIYKFITSIYAKNRGGVATVDLDRIIKARDMIKGPAIFHDQFAGITGYLRKRKYGEDYALYIHETSLDSKSLKWAFPRMLEKKIIGKSKLTLVNSYWNKKILSENGFRAEVVYPGCYPKDKINVERDKIVLAVSMWDAGRKPEIYGEIAKKIKGKLIMAGSWAREDTMREFMSKYKEVMVTGPISEKELQNLYDKSAVLIRFGFNEKGPGMGVLEAMASGMPVIVNDGLGSKEFIRDNGFVVRDWMEAVDRINEILEDENLRRKMSLSSWEIAKTLSWKNHAERIKELMEEANLI, via the coding sequence ATGATTAACATTGTACTGAGGATACTCTGGAGTGGAGGTGTAACTAGAGTAGCTTTGGAAGAAGCTAGAAATATGAACGCTAAATTAATAGCCTATAGGAATGCTGGGACTAAATACGATCTGTCAAACGTTAACTTACAAGTACTTTTCGAGAATAATAGCAGTAAGTTCATTTACAAGTTCATAACATCGATTTACGCTAAAAATAGGGGAGGCGTAGCAACAGTAGATTTGGATAGAATAATAAAGGCAAGAGATATGATAAAGGGACCAGCAATATTTCATGATCAATTCGCTGGAATAACAGGTTATTTAAGGAAAAGAAAGTATGGTGAAGACTACGCCTTATATATTCATGAGACTTCTCTCGATAGTAAAAGCCTAAAATGGGCTTTTCCAAGAATGTTAGAGAAGAAAATAATAGGCAAGAGTAAGCTTACTTTAGTCAACAGTTATTGGAATAAAAAGATACTAAGTGAAAACGGATTTAGAGCAGAAGTAGTTTATCCTGGATGTTATCCCAAAGATAAAATTAACGTGGAAAGAGATAAGATCGTTTTAGCTGTATCGATGTGGGATGCTGGGAGAAAGCCAGAGATTTACGGCGAAATTGCTAAGAAAATTAAGGGAAAATTAATTATGGCGGGATCTTGGGCAAGAGAGGATACAATGCGCGAGTTTATGAGTAAATATAAAGAGGTAATGGTTACTGGACCAATAAGTGAGAAAGAATTACAAAATCTATACGATAAATCTGCAGTACTTATTAGGTTTGGTTTCAATGAGAAGGGTCCAGGAATGGGAGTTTTGGAGGCAATGGCTAGTGGAATGCCAGTTATAGTTAATGATGGTTTGGGAAGTAAGGAATTTATAAGGGATAATGGTTTCGTAGTTAGAGATTGGATGGAGGCTGTAGATAGGATAAATGAGATTTTAGAGGATGAGAATTTGAGGAGGAAAATGAGTTTAAGCTCGTGGGAGATTGCCAAGACTTTAAGCTGGAAAAATCACGCCGAAAGGATAAAGGAATTAATGGAAGAGGCCAATTTGATTTGA
- a CDS encoding peptidase U32 family protein yields MKLVVATNFDDSLLEGLRKYPEVKYVFGSFKRTVTGHGRAGFIVPDINEEQFKHHIDLAHAYGIKFLYTMNTNTLLGKEYDTEFIYKVMKEIEKLINLGVDGFIIALPFLIRIIRSEYPDLEVSASSFSRIRNVREVEEYVNLGVNTIIIHEDANRDFKLLKEIAILSRSNRFEIELILNNSCLYGCPFRLTHDNISSLTSMVNGVNDVWFEYPVLLCATDVLNDPANLIRSRWIRPEDIKYYEEIGINRFKIAGRNKKTDWLLKVVKAFAERKYEGDLLDLVSYPQGRAATKAVQMVNGPSSYFILTSIKIDNTKFPEGWIRFFFTNDCDTRSCKECKYCDIVAERVMTVNGEPFKSSEWNIRQPYPINLIPKFKERK; encoded by the coding sequence ATGAAGTTGGTAGTTGCGACAAATTTCGATGATTCTCTATTAGAGGGATTAAGAAAATATCCAGAGGTCAAATATGTTTTTGGAAGTTTCAAGAGAACAGTAACTGGTCATGGTAGGGCTGGTTTTATTGTACCAGATATCAATGAAGAGCAGTTCAAGCATCATATTGATTTAGCACATGCCTACGGTATAAAATTTCTTTATACGATGAATACTAATACGCTACTGGGTAAAGAATATGATACGGAATTTATTTATAAAGTAATGAAAGAAATAGAAAAATTGATAAATCTAGGAGTTGATGGATTTATAATAGCATTGCCTTTTCTAATTAGAATTATAAGAAGTGAATATCCTGACTTAGAAGTGTCAGCATCATCTTTTTCCAGGATTCGCAATGTGAGAGAAGTTGAAGAGTATGTAAATTTAGGTGTAAACACTATTATAATACATGAGGATGCAAATAGGGATTTCAAATTGCTAAAGGAAATCGCTATATTATCAAGAAGTAATAGGTTTGAAATAGAGCTAATACTTAATAATTCTTGTCTTTATGGTTGCCCATTTAGACTTACACACGATAATATCTCCTCACTTACTTCAATGGTAAATGGAGTAAACGACGTTTGGTTTGAGTATCCAGTATTACTATGTGCAACGGATGTTTTAAATGATCCAGCGAATTTGATAAGGAGCAGATGGATTAGACCAGAGGATATAAAATATTATGAGGAGATAGGGATAAATAGATTTAAAATAGCTGGAAGAAATAAAAAGACAGATTGGTTATTAAAGGTAGTAAAGGCTTTTGCTGAGAGAAAGTATGAAGGAGATCTCTTAGATCTCGTTAGTTATCCCCAAGGGAGAGCTGCAACAAAGGCTGTTCAGATGGTTAATGGGCCTTCATCCTACTTTATACTAACTTCAATTAAGATAGATAATACTAAGTTCCCTGAGGGATGGATAAGATTCTTTTTCACTAATGATTGTGATACGAGAAGCTGTAAGGAATGTAAGTATTGTGATATTGTAGCTGAAAGAGTAATGACTGTAAATGGAGAACCGTTTAAGAGCAGTGAATGGAACATAAGACAACCTTATCCGATCAATTTAATACCAAAATTTAAAGAAAGAAAATAA
- a CDS encoding hemerythrin domain-containing protein yields MLSLILTLDHRRLEGLIDEFLANPNLSLYDVIWKAYKNHIYWEEEILFKRVTDTSLFAIIRGLETEHGSMWILLKQTEELLRSNEIEGAKEKIREFMRVLLEHDGAEEGSIYQFLESLSDEEQAKLILEDIALAEPPRDWKCHAIT; encoded by the coding sequence ATGCTATCACTTATTTTAACATTAGACCACAGAAGACTTGAGGGCTTAATAGATGAATTTTTGGCAAATCCCAATCTTTCTCTTTACGACGTAATATGGAAAGCATATAAAAATCACATTTATTGGGAAGAGGAAATTCTATTCAAAAGGGTTACAGACACATCTTTATTTGCCATTATAAGAGGTTTGGAGACTGAACATGGGAGTATGTGGATACTACTAAAACAAACAGAGGAATTGTTGAGATCTAATGAGATTGAAGGAGCAAAGGAGAAAATACGCGAATTCATGAGAGTACTTTTGGAGCATGATGGTGCTGAGGAGGGAAGCATATATCAGTTTTTAGAGTCCCTATCAGATGAGGAACAAGCTAAGCTAATCTTGGAAGACATAGCATTAGCAGAACCTCCAAGAGATTGGAAATGCCACGCAATTACCTAA
- a CDS encoding PaaX family transcriptional regulator C-terminal domain-containing protein, with protein sequence MKIQSLFFTLYGDYVKDSGGTISSKSLIVIFKEFGFSEGAIRAGLYRMKKAGLIVGIRRENKKISYKLSEKGMVRLLEGTKRVYEKVRRKWDNRWRIVVYNIPETNRELRDRLRRELRWLGFGMLAQSTWISPNPIEDTLKNFINDNYISSNGIQIDIFVANYLGEPKRLVEKCWNLSEVEQAYKAFLEKWTGVLEKVGSLKSNEAFVTRILLVHEYRKFLNIDPDLPEDLLPQNWIGYKAYELFMKLREELTPKANEFFYKVYEP encoded by the coding sequence ATGAAGATACAGTCATTGTTCTTTACACTCTATGGAGATTATGTGAAGGATTCTGGAGGAACAATAAGTTCTAAAAGTTTAATCGTAATCTTTAAGGAATTCGGATTTTCCGAAGGAGCGATAAGAGCAGGATTATATAGAATGAAGAAAGCTGGACTCATAGTAGGAATAAGAAGAGAAAATAAGAAAATTAGCTATAAATTATCTGAGAAAGGTATGGTAAGATTATTGGAAGGAACTAAGAGAGTTTATGAAAAGGTAAGAAGAAAGTGGGATAATAGGTGGAGAATAGTAGTATATAATATTCCAGAGACCAATAGGGAACTAAGAGATAGGTTAAGGAGAGAGCTGAGGTGGCTTGGATTTGGCATGCTAGCACAATCAACGTGGATCTCACCAAACCCAATTGAAGATACATTAAAGAATTTCATCAACGATAATTATATTTCATCTAATGGCATACAAATAGACATTTTTGTTGCGAATTATCTAGGAGAACCTAAACGGTTAGTGGAAAAGTGTTGGAATTTATCTGAAGTTGAACAAGCTTATAAAGCGTTCTTAGAGAAATGGACTGGAGTCCTCGAAAAGGTAGGTAGTCTAAAAAGTAATGAGGCGTTCGTAACGAGGATACTACTTGTTCACGAATACAGAAAATTTCTGAACATAGATCCAGATTTACCGGAGGATTTATTACCTCAGAACTGGATAGGATACAAAGCATATGAGTTATTTATGAAGTTAAGGGAGGAACTTACTCCTAAGGCTAATGAGTTCTTCTATAAGGTTTATGAACCATAA
- a CDS encoding 1,2-phenylacetyl-CoA epoxidase subunit PaaC: MMTVIEYKKPKRVIGWGEYKGLRKFESIYDLPPEGVEVLLKLLTVQGDTEFASIEQHMPWLIHAPKLSDRVTISRIMVDEMRHGWQVIQILKEFGEEGKKIAEDLLSRRMGKHKLDAFNIPFNMWEDTLGFTFLIDRVGLYQLLAFEDSSFGPLSRIIPTMLMEEEFHINFGYTGIKKLVEEGKKELAQALINKWFPRGLDMFGHSKSITIDLAYKYGIKKMKNDEMRELYIKDVRELVTPLGLELPDTNRNRRVF; this comes from the coding sequence ATGATGACTGTCATAGAGTACAAAAAGCCTAAAAGAGTAATTGGATGGGGAGAGTATAAGGGATTAAGGAAGTTTGAGTCAATTTACGATTTACCACCAGAAGGAGTTGAAGTCTTGTTGAAGCTATTGACCGTTCAAGGAGATACGGAATTTGCGTCAATAGAACAACATATGCCTTGGTTAATTCACGCACCTAAATTATCTGATAGGGTAACGATCTCAAGAATCATGGTAGATGAAATGAGACATGGGTGGCAAGTAATTCAGATATTAAAGGAGTTCGGTGAGGAGGGAAAGAAAATAGCTGAAGATCTACTATCTAGGCGAATGGGCAAACACAAGCTTGATGCGTTTAATATTCCATTCAATATGTGGGAAGATACTCTAGGCTTTACCTTTTTAATAGATAGAGTAGGATTATACCAGTTACTAGCCTTTGAGGATTCTAGTTTTGGTCCCTTATCTAGAATAATCCCTACAATGCTTATGGAGGAGGAATTTCATATCAACTTTGGATATACTGGTATTAAGAAACTAGTTGAGGAAGGAAAGAAGGAATTAGCACAAGCATTAATAAATAAGTGGTTCCCTAGAGGCTTGGACATGTTTGGCCACTCTAAGTCGATTACGATAGATTTGGCTTATAAGTATGGGATAAAGAAGATGAAAAATGATGAAATGAGGGAACTATACATTAAAGATGTTAGAGAATTAGTCACTCCTCTAGGCCTAGAGTTACCGGATACAAATAGGAATAGAAGAGTTTTCTAG